In Deferribacteraceae bacterium V6Fe1, one genomic interval encodes:
- the hemG gene encoding protoporphyrinogen oxidase, producing MKIAIIGGGISGVSAAFWLSKSLSECNKDFKIILYEKNSKLGGSIDTVTNGDFTVEAGPNGFLDSKPYTLKLVEDAGVKNKLYKSNDLARKRFIMRYGRLIRLPEKPPQFFKTDLLTLKGKLRVVAEYFIPQRILEDETVADFARRRLGEEACDYLISPMVSGIFAGDPEKMSLRACFPVIYDLEVNYGGLFKGMLKKRGKKSGPAGPGGVLTSYSGGLINLINDVIDKCINVEVRLNSPVDNIIKNNEKFEIVSEDEKENFDYIIMTCPSYEASKMTKSLNENLSKEFSNIPYAPAFVVGLGFEEKDVEDKLDGFGYLIPAKENRKILGALFTSSIFPERVKNGKKLVRVIMGGDRNRWILDKSDEELLDIAFNEIKDTLKIKNKPESRIFFRWEKAIPQYYIGHLKAVKNIEDIADSIGNFYVGGNILYGVGINDCTKRSYDIVEKFMQNIK from the coding sequence ATGAAAATAGCCATAATAGGCGGTGGTATTTCCGGAGTTTCTGCAGCTTTTTGGTTATCCAAGAGTCTAAGTGAATGTAATAAAGATTTTAAAATTATACTTTATGAAAAAAACAGCAAACTTGGTGGCTCCATTGATACTGTGACAAATGGAGATTTTACTGTGGAAGCAGGTCCAAACGGCTTTCTTGATTCTAAACCATACACCCTTAAATTGGTAGAAGATGCCGGAGTTAAAAACAAACTCTACAAAAGTAACGATTTGGCAAGAAAGAGATTTATAATGAGATATGGAAGACTGATACGGCTTCCTGAAAAACCGCCGCAATTTTTTAAAACCGATTTACTGACACTTAAAGGTAAATTAAGGGTAGTGGCTGAATATTTTATCCCTCAAAGAATACTTGAGGATGAAACAGTTGCCGATTTTGCAAGGAGAAGACTTGGTGAGGAGGCATGCGATTACCTGATAAGCCCTATGGTTTCCGGTATTTTTGCAGGTGACCCGGAGAAGATGAGTTTGCGGGCATGTTTCCCCGTCATATATGATTTGGAAGTAAATTATGGTGGTCTTTTTAAAGGTATGTTGAAAAAAAGAGGGAAAAAGAGCGGCCCGGCTGGCCCTGGCGGGGTTTTGACTTCATATTCAGGAGGACTGATTAATTTAATCAATGATGTTATAGATAAGTGCATAAATGTGGAGGTGAGACTAAATTCTCCTGTTGATAATATTATAAAAAACAATGAAAAGTTTGAAATTGTTTCTGAAGATGAGAAGGAGAATTTTGACTATATAATAATGACTTGCCCAAGCTATGAGGCTTCTAAAATGACAAAATCTTTAAATGAAAACCTATCAAAAGAGTTTTCAAATATCCCTTATGCACCAGCCTTTGTGGTTGGCTTAGGATTTGAGGAAAAAGATGTTGAAGATAAATTGGATGGTTTTGGATATCTTATCCCTGCAAAAGAGAATAGAAAAATATTGGGAGCACTTTTTACTTCATCGATTTTTCCTGAGAGGGTTAAAAATGGCAAAAAGCTTGTCAGAGTTATAATGGGTGGGGATAGAAACAGATGGATTCTTGATAAATCGGATGAAGAACTTTTAGATATCGCTTTCAATGAGATAAAAGATACTTTGAAGATTAAGAATAAACCTGAGAGCAGAATATTCTTTAGATGGGAAAAAGCAATCCCACAATACTACATAGGGCATCTAAAAGCAGTTAAAAATATCGAAGATATTGCAGATAGTATTGGTAATTTTTATGTTGGAGGGAATATACTTTATGGTGTGGGTATAAATGATTGCACCAAAAGAAGCTATGATATTGTTGAAAAATTTATGCAAAATATAAAATAA
- a CDS encoding Na/Pi cotransporter family protein: MQSIAWTTVLSGLFGGLGLFLIGMKMMSEGLQKRAGNGLRRILEKLTTNKYLGVFVGLVVTSIIQSSSATTVMVVGFVNAGLMNLTQALSVVLGANIGTTITGQLIAFKMGSLALPAIALGACFKMFSRNKKRQYFGEILLGFGLLFLGMETMKHAFGPLRKSPEFTQAFVYFSKNPLAAIFAGTVLTMIVQSSSATMGITLALATTGIIDYQAAVAFVLGENIGTTITANLAAIGANAAAKRAALGHLLFNVFGVAYMYIFIKYFAHFVDIITPGDPYFIDAQGNIPYLARHIANFHTMFNIINTIVFLPLLGYLALICEKLIKDSSEKKKTTKYIDDRLIDTPALAVAQAKKEVERMSDIAISMLEDAKKAFFTRDVKLIESIYERENIVDELEKDISVFVVKLFQKSLSDESSKTIDGILHVLHDIEKIADHSENIAKFTEKIIEKGIYFSEQANNEMEEIFDVVIRFAKNILNAYNKEAFENIVNTEDENIIDRLRKEFKNNHMKRLNEGVCTVDAGIVYVDILNNLEKAGDHTFNIAQLINGVSK, encoded by the coding sequence GTGCAATCTATAGCATGGACAACAGTTCTTTCCGGGTTGTTTGGAGGGCTTGGCCTTTTTTTAATCGGCATGAAGATGATGTCGGAGGGTTTGCAAAAAAGGGCAGGTAACGGTTTAAGAAGAATCCTTGAAAAACTTACCACAAACAAATATTTGGGTGTGTTTGTGGGGCTTGTTGTTACTTCCATAATTCAAAGTAGTTCCGCTACGACGGTTATGGTAGTCGGCTTTGTAAATGCTGGACTAATGAATTTGACTCAAGCTTTAAGCGTGGTGTTAGGGGCAAATATCGGCACAACTATTACCGGACAATTGATAGCTTTTAAAATGGGTAGCCTTGCATTGCCTGCGATAGCTTTGGGAGCATGTTTTAAGATGTTTTCAAGAAACAAAAAGAGGCAATACTTTGGCGAGATTTTACTTGGTTTTGGTTTGCTTTTTTTAGGTATGGAAACAATGAAACACGCCTTTGGACCTTTGAGAAAGAGTCCTGAATTTACTCAGGCATTTGTTTATTTTTCTAAAAATCCTTTGGCAGCAATTTTTGCTGGGACAGTTTTGACAATGATTGTTCAGAGTAGCTCGGCAACAATGGGTATTACTCTTGCTTTAGCTACAACTGGTATTATTGATTATCAGGCTGCCGTAGCCTTTGTATTGGGAGAAAATATTGGTACTACAATAACTGCCAATTTGGCTGCAATAGGTGCCAATGCCGCTGCAAAAAGGGCAGCTTTGGGGCATCTCTTGTTTAATGTCTTTGGTGTAGCCTATATGTATATTTTCATAAAATATTTTGCACATTTTGTTGATATTATTACTCCCGGCGATCCGTATTTTATCGATGCTCAAGGAAATATTCCTTATTTGGCAAGGCATATTGCTAACTTCCACACAATGTTTAACATTATAAATACAATTGTATTTTTACCTCTTCTTGGATACTTGGCTCTTATCTGTGAAAAGCTTATTAAAGATTCTTCCGAGAAAAAGAAGACAACGAAATATATCGATGACAGACTTATTGATACACCTGCACTTGCTGTGGCTCAGGCTAAAAAAGAGGTCGAAAGGATGTCTGATATCGCTATTTCTATGTTAGAGGATGCAAAAAAAGCTTTTTTTACGAGAGATGTGAAGCTCATAGAGAGCATTTACGAGAGGGAAAATATTGTAGATGAACTTGAAAAAGATATTTCTGTTTTTGTCGTCAAACTATTCCAAAAATCTTTGAGTGATGAAAGTTCAAAAACCATAGATGGTATACTTCATGTGCTTCATGATATTGAAAAGATTGCAGATCACTCTGAAAATATTGCCAAATTTACGGAAAAGATTATTGAAAAAGGTATTTATTTTTCCGAACAGGCCAACAATGAGATGGAAGAAATATTTGATGTGGTTATAAGATTTGCCAAGAATATTTTGAATGCTTACAACAAGGAAGCATTTGAAAATATTGTAAACACTGAGGATGAAAATATAATAGACAGACTTAGGAAAGAGTTTAAAAATAATCATATGAAAAGGCTTAATGAAGGGGTATGTACCGTTGACGCTGGTATTGTATATGTGGATATCTTAAATAATCTTGAAAAAGCTGGGGATCATACTTTTAATATTGCGCAGCTAATAAACGGTGTTTCCAAATGA
- a CDS encoding Ppx/GppA family phosphatase: MICGAVDIGSNTLRLIVAEVSKGKIDNIIYEQRHIIRLAEGIKQFGRISEAAEKRLTDALFHIKDSLNQFGGVKVKFVGTSALREASNGEDIINRIYKNMGIKIEIIAPEKEAELMFKGVSATLDLKNKKALLFDIGGGSTEYIAADNGKIVDCKSFDMGVVKLADKYNFGGIVTDGLLKQLFDEIEAIISKVTYLAFDVLVGTAGTATTLAAIDMKLANYNYRKVNGYKIQYERVKEIFDNLCSLTIGERENIVGLEKGRGDLIIPGTAIVIKTMEHFKLNEIIISDFGLREGLVVSDCG, translated from the coding sequence ATGATTTGTGGCGCTGTTGATATTGGTAGTAACACTTTGAGATTAATTGTTGCCGAAGTGAGTAAAGGCAAGATTGATAATATAATTTATGAGCAAAGACATATAATAAGATTGGCTGAAGGTATAAAGCAATTTGGCAGAATATCTGAAGCCGCTGAAAAAAGGTTAACAGATGCTCTTTTTCATATAAAAGATTCACTTAACCAATTTGGAGGTGTCAAAGTAAAGTTCGTAGGGACGAGTGCACTGCGAGAGGCTTCAAACGGAGAGGATATAATAAACAGAATATATAAAAATATGGGGATAAAAATAGAGATTATTGCTCCTGAAAAAGAGGCCGAGCTAATGTTTAAAGGTGTTTCTGCAACTTTAGATTTGAAGAATAAAAAGGCACTTTTGTTTGATATTGGTGGCGGCTCTACCGAATATATCGCAGCGGATAACGGCAAAATCGTTGATTGTAAAAGCTTTGATATGGGTGTGGTCAAACTTGCCGATAAATATAATTTCGGTGGAATTGTTACTGATGGTCTGCTTAAACAGCTTTTTGATGAGATTGAAGCAATTATTTCAAAAGTGACATATTTGGCTTTTGATGTGTTGGTGGGGACTGCCGGCACTGCCACAACATTGGCCGCTATAGATATGAAACTTGCAAACTATAATTATAGAAAAGTAAATGGTTATAAGATACAATATGAGAGAGTAAAAGAGATTTTTGACAATTTATGTTCGCTGACAATTGGCGAAAGGGAAAATATTGTAGGTCTTGAAAAGGGTAGGGGCGACTTGATTATTCCTGGTACTGCTATTGTGATTAAGACTATGGAGCATTTCAAATTAAATGAAATAATCATAAGCGACTTTGGATTAAGGGAGGGTTTAGTTGTTTCTGACTGCGGGTGA
- a CDS encoding DUF445 family protein, which translates to MFLTAGEIATPFVTGFVGYFTNYLAIKMLFRPHKREWYSFGWQGVIPRNRSKLAKEVGNLVGNNLLTEKDILNSLKKEEFQIYLQSSIRKELRDILSKDFGELSLVLEKIGINSKDAASFLYNKLILNEELFESLINVLLQSISELRISDFFDLEESLKKIAENVFKDTKWKSRLIKEVSAYLNNIILSGVSLRQAMPESFYTSILSISENMTLKVLEYIKKISEDEEVKEKIVQKLIEIKNNSFKGGVFDQLKLGMLNLFLNEDVIRDLVKSKFPEIVQNISGSDEIKDKISGSIKEKIVDILNKPIYKLIEKFKVEDFYSLKTFFEGKLLDFMNSRFLVEKIKYIISANAQELNNLRLNDIFKIIGGDSLGLNHRMQLFDKLKQDKVKEVAISNIALMIGKIKITNIYDKISQKSFRQSVDFLTGEINELLNRNVAPILQALDVKNIVEDKINSLNLYEVEDMLFSFMSEQFKWINILGFVLGFIFGVIQIMIFKII; encoded by the coding sequence TTGTTTCTGACTGCGGGTGAAATAGCTACACCATTTGTGACAGGTTTTGTCGGTTACTTCACAAATTATCTTGCTATTAAAATGTTATTTAGACCACATAAAAGAGAATGGTACAGTTTTGGTTGGCAAGGTGTTATTCCGAGAAACAGGTCAAAGCTTGCAAAAGAGGTTGGAAATCTTGTCGGTAATAATCTGCTAACTGAAAAGGATATTCTTAATTCTTTGAAAAAAGAGGAATTCCAAATATATCTACAAAGTTCTATCAGGAAAGAATTAAGAGACATACTTTCAAAAGATTTTGGAGAGCTAAGTCTTGTATTGGAAAAAATAGGTATCAACAGCAAAGATGCAGCTTCATTTTTATATAATAAACTTATTCTTAATGAAGAGCTTTTTGAATCACTTATAAATGTTTTATTACAAAGTATCAGTGAGTTAAGAATATCAGACTTTTTTGATTTGGAAGAGAGTCTAAAAAAGATAGCAGAAAATGTTTTTAAAGATACAAAATGGAAAAGCAGGCTTATAAAAGAGGTTTCCGCTTACCTTAATAACATTATTCTATCAGGTGTTTCACTTCGTCAGGCGATGCCTGAAAGTTTTTATACTTCGATATTGTCAATATCAGAAAATATGACACTAAAAGTTTTGGAATATATTAAAAAAATATCGGAAGATGAAGAGGTTAAAGAAAAAATTGTTCAAAAGCTTATTGAGATTAAGAATAACTCATTTAAAGGCGGGGTATTTGACCAGCTAAAACTTGGTATGCTTAACCTTTTCTTGAATGAAGATGTTATACGGGATTTGGTAAAATCGAAATTTCCCGAAATAGTGCAAAATATTTCTGGAAGTGATGAAATAAAAGATAAAATTTCAGGTAGTATTAAAGAGAAGATTGTCGATATTTTAAATAAACCAATTTATAAGCTTATAGAAAAGTTCAAGGTAGAGGATTTTTATTCGTTGAAAACTTTTTTTGAAGGTAAATTGCTTGACTTTATGAATTCTCGATTTTTAGTGGAGAAAATCAAATACATTATCTCAGCTAATGCTCAGGAGCTTAACAATCTGAGATTAAATGATATATTTAAGATAATTGGCGGTGATTCTTTGGGGTTAAACCACCGAATGCAGCTTTTTGACAAATTAAAGCAGGACAAAGTAAAAGAGGTTGCAATATCCAATATTGCTTTAATGATTGGAAAAATAAAAATTACAAATATTTATGACAAGATTTCTCAAAAGAGTTTCAGGCAGTCTGTCGATTTTCTAACCGGAGAGATAAATGAACTTTTAAATAGGAATGTCGCTCCTATATTGCAGGCACTTGATGTAAAAAATATTGTTGAGGACAAAATAAACTCTTTGAATCTGTATGAAGTGGAAGATATGCTTTTTTCTTTTATGAGTGAACAATTTAAGTGGATAAATATCTTAGGTTTTGTATTGGGTTTTATTTTTGGTGTGATACAGATTATGATTTTTAAAATTATATAA
- a CDS encoding ion transporter has product MTLRKKLYEIIFEAETRAGKLFDVILLISICISILVVILQSVETIHARFGSIFYVTEWFFTILFTIEYVLRIYTIEKPFRYIRSFYGIVDLLAILPTYLEIFLAGTHFLLVVRALRLLRVFRILKLTHYVNHGSVIVKALKASRFKIVVFLFAVVNIVIIVGSAMYVIEGVENGFTSIPRSIYWAIVTLTTVGYGDISPSTPLGQFIASLLMIVGYGVIAVPTGIVTSEMTKFNKPVSTEACPACGQDGHDADAKFCKYCGYKL; this is encoded by the coding sequence ATGACCCTCAGAAAAAAATTATACGAAATTATCTTTGAAGCTGAAACAAGGGCAGGCAAGCTATTTGATGTAATACTTCTAATATCAATATGTATAAGCATATTGGTCGTTATCTTGCAAAGTGTTGAAACTATTCACGCAAGATTTGGAAGCATATTTTATGTAACGGAATGGTTTTTCACAATATTATTCACAATTGAATATGTCTTAAGAATTTATACTATCGAAAAACCTTTTAGATATATTAGAAGCTTTTATGGCATAGTAGACTTATTGGCAATCTTGCCAACATATCTCGAAATATTTCTTGCAGGTACACACTTTTTATTGGTTGTAAGGGCATTAAGGCTTTTGAGAGTGTTCAGGATTCTCAAGTTAACACACTATGTAAACCATGGCTCAGTAATAGTTAAAGCACTTAAAGCTAGCAGGTTCAAGATTGTTGTCTTTCTGTTTGCAGTAGTTAATATCGTCATAATTGTGGGCTCTGCAATGTATGTCATAGAGGGAGTGGAAAACGGCTTTACCAGCATACCGAGAAGTATATATTGGGCTATTGTCACTTTAACAACAGTCGGTTATGGGGATATATCCCCTTCTACACCGCTTGGGCAGTTTATAGCATCACTACTGATGATAGTTGGTTACGGAGTGATTGCCGTCCCTACGGGGATAGTTACATCCGAAATGACAAAATTTAACAAACCTGTTTCAACGGAAGCGTGCCCAGCCTGCGGACAGGATGGGCACGATGCAGATGCAAAATTTTGTAAATACTGCGGCTACAAATTATAA
- a CDS encoding RNA polymerase sigma factor RpoD/SigA — MAESKNKVEEIENTEIDDNEGIDFLTEDIPLPPVSDDSLKSYLNKISEYNHFTREEEYEIGKKIKEGDEEAIKKLVLGNLKFVVSIANRYKNSGLSMSDIINQGNLGLIEAARRFDPEKGVKFISYAVWWIRQSIIQALAEQSGTVKLPIKQASILYKINEATEKLTKELDRDPTAEEIASFLDMEVADVENILRVSRNYLSLETPLKDGEDKTFIDLLDSGSKSVEDEIIHTNLRNSLEEIVEELPERDAEIIKLRFGLEGETPKTLEEIGEMMKISRERVRQIEARALSKLKKKAMKRKLYDYLN, encoded by the coding sequence ATGGCAGAAAGTAAAAATAAAGTAGAAGAGATTGAAAACACTGAGATTGATGATAATGAGGGGATAGACTTCCTGACGGAGGATATCCCCCTCCCTCCCGTATCTGACGACTCTCTCAAAAGTTATCTCAATAAAATTTCCGAATATAATCACTTTACGAGAGAAGAAGAATATGAAATCGGGAAGAAGATAAAGGAAGGGGATGAGGAAGCGATAAAAAAACTTGTTTTGGGGAATTTGAAGTTTGTTGTTTCCATTGCCAATCGCTATAAAAACTCAGGCCTTTCAATGAGTGATATTATCAATCAAGGGAATCTTGGGCTTATTGAGGCAGCAAGAAGATTTGACCCTGAAAAAGGGGTTAAATTTATCTCTTATGCCGTCTGGTGGATAAGACAATCTATTATTCAAGCACTTGCCGAGCAGTCAGGTACCGTAAAGCTTCCTATAAAACAGGCAAGTATTTTATATAAAATAAATGAAGCTACCGAAAAACTTACAAAAGAATTGGACAGAGACCCAACTGCAGAGGAAATCGCTTCTTTTCTTGATATGGAAGTTGCAGATGTAGAAAATATTCTGAGAGTGTCAAGAAATTACTTGTCACTTGAGACCCCTCTGAAAGATGGTGAGGATAAGACATTTATCGACCTACTCGACTCAGGCTCAAAGTCTGTTGAAGATGAAATAATTCATACTAACCTTAGAAATTCACTTGAGGAGATAGTTGAAGAGCTGCCGGAAAGGGACGCTGAAATCATCAAACTCAGATTCGGACTTGAAGGTGAAACACCAAAAACACTTGAAGAGATTGGCGAAATGATGAAGATAAGCAGGGAAAGGGTTAGACAGATTGAAGCTCGAGCCTTAAGTAAGCTTAAAAAGAAAGCAATGAAAAGAAAACTTTACGACTACCTCAACTAA